Proteins co-encoded in one Marinomonas sp. IMCC 4694 genomic window:
- the glnD gene encoding [protein-PII] uridylyltransferase, with the protein MDFPAFPDAPPLLTQEEKSELAQTSCSIARYKAVIEEKTAVYNDLFHSLYPIEKLVKGLSSLFDEVLQAAWTAKALDRDQHVSLVAVGGYGRGELHPKSDIDLLILIENETTAPKSKLEAFITFLWDINLDVGHSVRTIDECTEMAAKDITVITNLIESRTLIGPSDLLATLKLHVDISNMWDGHSFYQAKLTEQKQRHAKYQNTAYNLEPNLKECPGGLRDMQVIDWVAKRHLHTHRLSALIDKQFLSEDEYIQLKGAVSHLWRVRWALHIVAGRKEDRLLFDHQRTLTKLFGFDDDDLKRNVERFMQGYYQSVAAIQQLNDLLLQHFEESFLSNNNIETVDIINDHFQIINGQLEARSDTLFQDNPSSMLEIYVLLGAHENIKGFRANTMRQIRDNLDLIDDDFRNNKINTDLFLDIIASRYRLTSILRSMKHLGLLGRYLPEFGAIIGQMQHDLFHIYTVDAHTLQLVENLRRLWLPEFKQKFPISGQAIRHVPKVELLYIAGLYHDIAKGRGGDHSELGCVDAQAFCERHGLPKRDTELVVWLVRNHLFMSVTAQRKDISDPEVIWEFASYVKDQEHLDYLFILTVADINATNPTMWNSWRASLMRQLYLETKRALRRGLDFPIDADMISDEHKQRALEIIIERNVDIMEAETIWDTIEDEYFIRSNGDEIAWNTEAILRHRPSDKPLIAITPLGGRNFSGASKIFIYTLISRHLFAVTAATFEQLGLTILDAKISHTTNNYSLDSFVVMDSNDNDTILHLDKERITLIRKTLMEQLETPSLYESVVQRHTPRILKIFNSPATAHFVSQPEEVWSALEITAPDRPGLLALVGQFFMNNNIMLHKAKIATLGERVEDTFYITEENGDLIIDSERMNTICTLLKEKIDRFSQAMD; encoded by the coding sequence ATGGACTTCCCTGCTTTTCCAGATGCTCCGCCATTACTGACCCAGGAAGAAAAGAGCGAACTTGCTCAGACGAGCTGTTCGATTGCTCGCTACAAAGCCGTAATTGAAGAAAAAACTGCTGTTTATAACGATCTATTTCACTCTTTGTACCCCATTGAAAAACTGGTCAAAGGCCTCTCATCCCTCTTTGATGAAGTTTTGCAAGCCGCTTGGACTGCGAAAGCCCTAGACCGTGATCAACACGTGAGTTTGGTAGCAGTGGGCGGCTATGGGCGCGGCGAATTACACCCAAAATCCGACATCGATTTGTTGATTCTTATCGAAAATGAAACCACCGCCCCCAAAAGCAAACTTGAAGCCTTTATCACTTTTTTGTGGGACATCAATTTGGATGTTGGTCACAGCGTTCGTACCATCGATGAATGCACCGAGATGGCAGCGAAAGACATTACCGTTATTACTAATTTAATCGAGTCTCGAACACTTATTGGCCCTTCTGACTTGCTGGCAACTCTTAAACTGCACGTCGACATTTCCAACATGTGGGATGGCCATTCGTTTTATCAAGCCAAATTGACTGAACAAAAACAACGTCATGCAAAATATCAAAATACGGCCTACAACCTTGAGCCCAACTTAAAAGAGTGCCCAGGTGGGCTCAGAGACATGCAAGTCATTGATTGGGTAGCAAAACGCCACCTACATACCCATCGACTTAGCGCCTTAATAGACAAACAATTTCTTTCCGAAGACGAATACATTCAGTTGAAAGGCGCGGTCAGTCATCTATGGCGCGTACGCTGGGCTTTACACATAGTCGCTGGCCGCAAAGAAGACCGCTTACTGTTTGACCATCAGCGCACATTGACAAAATTATTTGGCTTTGATGACGATGATTTAAAACGCAATGTTGAGCGCTTTATGCAAGGATATTATCAAAGTGTTGCCGCCATACAGCAGTTGAATGATCTTTTGCTGCAACATTTTGAAGAATCTTTTTTGAGCAATAACAACATTGAAACCGTCGACATCATCAATGACCATTTTCAAATTATTAATGGTCAATTGGAAGCACGTTCAGACACGCTCTTTCAAGATAACCCATCGAGCATGCTGGAAATTTATGTTTTATTGGGTGCCCACGAGAACATTAAAGGTTTTCGCGCGAATACCATGCGACAGATTCGAGACAATCTAGACCTGATTGACGATGACTTTCGAAACAATAAAATCAACACCGATCTGTTTCTCGACATTATTGCCAGTCGCTATCGTCTAACCAGCATTTTACGATCAATGAAACACTTGGGGCTGCTAGGACGCTATCTACCAGAATTTGGCGCTATTATTGGCCAAATGCAGCACGATCTATTTCACATTTATACGGTTGACGCCCACACGTTACAACTAGTGGAAAATTTACGCCGACTTTGGTTGCCTGAATTCAAACAGAAATTCCCGATTTCAGGCCAAGCTATCCGCCATGTCCCTAAAGTCGAATTACTGTACATTGCCGGCTTATACCATGATATCGCCAAAGGCCGAGGCGGCGATCACTCAGAGCTTGGATGCGTCGACGCACAGGCTTTTTGTGAACGTCATGGACTGCCAAAACGCGATACTGAACTGGTTGTTTGGTTGGTTCGAAATCATTTATTCATGTCAGTTACGGCTCAACGCAAAGATATTTCTGACCCTGAAGTGATTTGGGAATTTGCCAGCTACGTTAAAGATCAAGAACACCTAGATTATTTATTTATCTTAACCGTGGCCGACATTAATGCCACCAACCCGACGATGTGGAACAGCTGGCGCGCTTCTCTCATGCGTCAACTGTACCTAGAAACCAAGCGCGCCCTTCGTCGTGGATTGGACTTTCCAATTGACGCTGACATGATCAGCGACGAACACAAACAACGCGCATTAGAAATCATCATAGAGCGCAACGTCGATATTATGGAAGCGGAAACTATTTGGGATACCATCGAAGACGAATACTTTATTCGCTCCAACGGCGACGAAATAGCTTGGAACACCGAAGCCATATTACGTCACCGCCCTAGCGATAAACCGCTTATTGCCATTACGCCTTTAGGCGGTAGAAATTTTTCTGGTGCCAGCAAAATTTTCATTTACACTCTGATTAGTCGACACTTATTTGCCGTCACAGCCGCCACATTTGAACAGCTTGGCTTAACGATTTTAGACGCCAAAATTAGCCACACAACCAACAACTACAGTCTAGACAGCTTTGTGGTGATGGACAGCAATGACAACGACACGATTCTGCATTTAGACAAAGAGCGCATCACCCTCATTCGAAAAACACTGATGGAGCAACTGGAAACCCCCTCTTTGTATGAGAGTGTGGTACAACGACATACGCCAAGAATTTTAAAAATATTTAACTCTCCGGCAACCGCGCACTTTGTTAGTCAACCAGAAGAAGTCTGGTCTGCACTCGAAATAACCGCACCAGACAGGCCAGGCTTACTGGCCTTAGTTGGGCAGTTTTTTATGAACAATAACATCATGCTGCACAAGGCAAAAATCGCCACATTGGGCGAGCGCGTAGAAGATACTTTTTACATAACCGAAGAAAACGGCGACCTGATCATCGATTCAGAACGCATGAATACAATTTGCACCCTTTTAAAAGAGAAAATAGACCGTTTTTCTCAAGCGATGGACTAA
- the map gene encoding type I methionyl aminopeptidase, producing MSNETLQKIAELTQNGRIDVPNWTPRPAATRFTDISDIEGMRTAGKLAADVLVMLEEFVVPGVSTEQIDIIAHNYIVGVQGAIPAPLNYHGFPKSCCTSVNDVICHGIPNDKALKKGDTVNIDITVIKDGYYGDTSRMFFAGPALPHAERLANVTQECLYLAIDMVKPGARLGDIGAAIAAHAHKNHCTVVEEYCGHGVGTTFHGEPQVAHYGKAGTGVMLEEGMTLTIEPMINAGKKQVKHSGPDNWIAKTKDGRLSAQYEHTLLVTKDGVEVLTRRPEETRFY from the coding sequence ATGAGCAACGAAACTCTACAAAAAATTGCAGAATTAACCCAAAATGGACGCATAGATGTTCCTAATTGGACCCCTCGTCCAGCGGCCACTCGCTTTACTGACATCAGCGATATAGAGGGCATGCGCACTGCAGGGAAGTTGGCAGCCGACGTTTTGGTCATGTTAGAAGAATTTGTCGTGCCAGGTGTGAGCACGGAACAAATTGACATCATTGCCCACAACTACATTGTTGGTGTTCAAGGGGCGATTCCTGCGCCACTTAACTATCATGGCTTTCCAAAATCCTGCTGCACCTCAGTAAATGACGTTATTTGTCACGGCATTCCCAACGATAAAGCCTTGAAAAAAGGCGACACCGTCAACATCGACATTACCGTTATTAAAGATGGGTATTATGGTGACACGAGCAGAATGTTTTTTGCCGGCCCTGCGCTACCACATGCAGAGCGCTTGGCGAACGTCACCCAAGAATGCCTGTATTTAGCCATTGACATGGTTAAACCTGGCGCGCGCCTTGGCGACATTGGTGCCGCGATTGCCGCTCATGCTCATAAAAACCATTGCACTGTGGTGGAAGAATATTGCGGTCATGGCGTAGGCACCACCTTTCATGGCGAGCCCCAAGTAGCTCACTATGGTAAAGCTGGCACGGGCGTTATGCTAGAAGAAGGCATGACGTTGACCATTGAACCCATGATCAATGCAGGCAAAAAACAAGTAAAGCATTCCGGCCCCGATAACTGGATCGCCAAAACAAAAGACGGTAGATTGTCCGCTCAATACGAGCACACTTTACTGGTCACCAAAGACGGGGTTGAGGTACTGACCCGTCGCCCTGAAGAAACACGCTTTTATTAA
- the rpsB gene encoding 30S ribosomal protein S2: MPTVSMRDLLLVGSHFGHQTRYWNPKMKPFIFGARNKIHIINLEHTVPALNNALELVKKMAENKNKVLFVGTKRAASKTIKEEAARSSMPYVNHRWLGGMLTNYKTIRTSIKRLRELEGQMADGTFDKLTKKEALMRTRELEKLELSMGGIKDMGGLPDVLFVVDVDHERIAIKEANKLGIPVIGIVDTNSNPDGVDYIIPANDDAIRAVQLYVGAFADAVLEGRNAVAGTADEFVEVSEATEA; the protein is encoded by the coding sequence ATGCCTACAGTTTCTATGCGCGACCTATTATTGGTTGGTTCACACTTCGGTCACCAAACTCGTTACTGGAACCCAAAAATGAAGCCTTTCATTTTTGGTGCTCGTAACAAGATCCATATCATCAACCTTGAGCACACCGTTCCTGCACTTAACAATGCCCTTGAGCTTGTTAAGAAAATGGCTGAGAACAAAAACAAGGTGTTGTTTGTTGGTACTAAGCGTGCTGCATCTAAAACGATTAAAGAAGAAGCGGCTCGCTCTTCTATGCCATACGTTAACCACCGCTGGTTAGGCGGCATGTTGACAAACTACAAAACCATTCGTACCTCTATCAAGCGTCTTCGTGAGCTTGAAGGTCAAATGGCCGATGGCACTTTTGATAAGCTAACTAAAAAAGAAGCGTTGATGCGTACTCGTGAGCTTGAAAAACTTGAGCTTTCTATGGGTGGTATCAAGGATATGGGCGGCTTACCAGACGTATTGTTCGTAGTAGACGTTGATCACGAGCGTATTGCGATTAAAGAAGCAAACAAATTGGGTATCCCAGTGATTGGTATCGTTGATACCAACAGTAATCCAGATGGTGTTGATTACATCATTCCAGCAAACGATGATGCTATCCGTGCGGTTCAATTGTATGTTGGCGCTTTCGCTGATGCGGTCCTTGAAGGGCGCAATGCCGTAGCGGGTACAGCTGACGAGTTCGTTGAAGTTAGCGAAGCAACTGAAGCGTAA
- the tsf gene encoding translation elongation factor Ts, whose translation MAAVSAALVKELRERTGLGMMECKKALVAADADIEVAIEELRKSSGMKAAKKAGRTAAEGTIIMRVADDASYAILVEVNSETDFASRDEGFISFANKVADVVFTTKETDMAVVISGEMLEAREALVQKIGENITPRRAVIIEGGLVGGYLHGNGQIAVLTQLEGGSAELAKDVSMHVAAVAPRVVRGEDMPAEVLAKEEEIVRAQPDMAGKPAEIVDKMIVGRMKKFLAENSLTEQPFVKNPEIKVGQLVKDAGAVVTSFIRLEVGEGIEVAEVDFAAEVAAQLKG comes from the coding sequence ATGGCCGCAGTATCTGCAGCATTGGTAAAAGAGCTACGTGAACGTACTGGTCTTGGCATGATGGAGTGTAAAAAAGCACTCGTTGCTGCTGACGCTGACATTGAAGTAGCGATCGAAGAACTTCGTAAGTCTAGTGGCATGAAGGCCGCTAAAAAAGCAGGCCGTACCGCCGCTGAAGGTACGATCATTATGCGCGTTGCGGATGATGCTTCTTACGCTATTTTGGTTGAAGTGAACTCTGAAACCGACTTCGCTTCTCGTGATGAAGGTTTTATTTCTTTCGCTAACAAAGTAGCGGATGTGGTTTTCACGACAAAAGAAACAGACATGGCGGTTGTGATTTCAGGCGAGATGCTTGAAGCACGCGAAGCGCTCGTTCAAAAAATCGGTGAAAACATCACGCCTCGTCGCGCGGTTATCATTGAGGGCGGCTTAGTAGGCGGTTACCTTCACGGTAACGGTCAAATCGCGGTATTGACTCAGTTGGAAGGCGGTTCTGCGGAATTGGCCAAAGACGTTTCTATGCACGTGGCGGCGGTTGCTCCTCGTGTTGTACGCGGTGAAGATATGCCGGCGGAAGTGCTTGCAAAAGAAGAAGAAATTGTTCGTGCGCAGCCAGATATGGCCGGTAAGCCAGCCGAGATCGTTGATAAAATGATTGTGGGCCGTATGAAGAAATTCTTGGCTGAAAACAGCTTGACTGAGCAGCCATTTGTTAAGAATCCAGAAATCAAAGTCGGTCAGCTAGTGAAAGACGCTGGCGCGGTTGTGACGTCATTCATTCGCCTTGAAGTAGGTGAAGGTATTGAGGTTGCTGAAGTGGATTTCGCAGCAGAAGTGGCAGCACAACTTAAAGGTTAA
- the pyrH gene encoding UMP kinase: MPKEKSPKYKRILLKLSGEALMGDESFGIDPKVLSRIALEIGQLRGIGVEVGIVIGGGNLFRGQALSQAGMDRVTGDHMGMLATVMNALAMRDALERANIATRVMSAITMTGIVEPYDRRRAMRLMKEGDVLIFSAGTGNPFFTTDSAACLRGIEIDADVVLKATKVDGVYSADPMKDPAAVKYDTLGYDEVLEKQLGVMDLTAICLTRDHAMPIRVFNMNKPGALINIMVGGDEGTLIK; this comes from the coding sequence ATGCCAAAAGAGAAGAGTCCAAAATACAAAAGAATTTTGCTTAAGCTGAGCGGCGAAGCCTTGATGGGCGATGAGTCCTTTGGTATTGACCCTAAGGTGTTGAGTCGTATTGCCCTTGAAATCGGTCAATTGCGCGGTATCGGTGTTGAAGTGGGTATTGTGATTGGTGGTGGTAATTTGTTTCGTGGTCAGGCATTGAGTCAAGCGGGCATGGACCGAGTCACAGGTGACCATATGGGTATGCTGGCGACCGTGATGAATGCCTTGGCGATGCGTGATGCGCTTGAACGCGCCAATATCGCGACTCGAGTTATGTCGGCGATTACCATGACGGGCATTGTTGAACCTTATGATCGACGTCGTGCTATGCGTCTGATGAAAGAAGGGGATGTGCTTATATTCTCTGCGGGCACAGGGAACCCATTCTTTACAACCGACTCTGCTGCTTGTTTGCGTGGCATTGAGATTGATGCTGATGTTGTATTAAAAGCGACCAAGGTAGACGGTGTCTATTCTGCAGATCCGATGAAGGATCCTGCCGCTGTAAAATATGATACATTGGGCTACGATGAAGTTCTTGAAAAACAATTAGGGGTCATGGACTTAACTGCAATTTGTTTAACCCGTGATCACGCTATGCCTATTCGTGTATTCAATATGAATAAACCAGGTGCTTTGATTAATATCATGGTAGGTGGCGACGAAGGCACACTGATTAAGTGA
- the frr gene encoding ribosome recycling factor: MINEILKDAEDRMAKAVSSVESAFKKIRTGRAHPSILDSVKVNYYGTDTPLSQVANITVEDARTLGISPWENNLVPEIEKAIMKSDLGLNPATNGNLIRIPMPALTEETRKNYFKQAKNEAENGRIAIRNIRRDANGSLKDLVKEKEISEDDDRRGQDQVQKITDKHVALVEERLAAKEKDLMEI, from the coding sequence ATGATCAACGAAATTCTAAAAGACGCTGAAGACCGTATGGCGAAAGCCGTTTCTTCCGTCGAGTCTGCATTTAAAAAAATTCGTACGGGCCGTGCTCACCCAAGTATTCTTGACTCAGTCAAAGTAAACTACTACGGCACAGACACGCCGTTGAGCCAAGTGGCTAACATTACGGTGGAAGACGCGCGCACGTTGGGTATTTCCCCTTGGGAAAATAATTTAGTGCCAGAAATTGAAAAAGCCATCATGAAATCAGATCTTGGGCTGAATCCAGCGACCAATGGCAATTTGATTCGCATTCCCATGCCGGCTTTGACAGAAGAGACGCGTAAGAATTACTTCAAACAGGCTAAGAACGAAGCCGAAAACGGTCGTATTGCGATTCGCAATATTCGTCGTGATGCCAATGGTAGCTTGAAAGACTTAGTCAAAGAAAAAGAGATTTCTGAAGACGACGATCGTCGTGGACAAGATCAAGTTCAAAAAATTACGGATAAGCACGTTGCTCTGGTTGAAGAGCGCCTTGCCGCAAAAGAAAAAGACTTGATGGAAATTTAA
- the uppS gene encoding polyprenyl diphosphate synthase: MSQLDDTDAKSVIMPAHVAIIMDGNNRWAKKKHLPSIAGHTAGAAAVRRVVEAAARSGVQVLTLFAFSSENWKRPKLEVDGLMTLFMRSLKKELKRMNKHNIRLKVIGDISGFSSSLQKQIHSVEQATIDNSQMTLVIAANYGGRWDITEATKCIARRVASGELSPENIDEALMSQHVQLADYPAPDLLIRTSGEERISNFLLWQTAYSEFVFLPVLWPEFDQQHFDDAIQTYQNRQRRYGGR, translated from the coding sequence ATGTCTCAATTAGATGATACTGATGCAAAGTCAGTGATCATGCCTGCTCATGTTGCCATTATCATGGATGGAAATAACCGCTGGGCGAAGAAGAAACACCTTCCAAGTATTGCAGGTCACACTGCGGGAGCGGCCGCCGTGCGTCGTGTTGTGGAGGCGGCTGCGAGATCCGGTGTGCAAGTACTGACCTTGTTTGCGTTTTCCAGTGAAAATTGGAAGCGACCAAAATTAGAAGTGGATGGTTTAATGACGCTTTTTATGAGGTCTTTGAAAAAAGAGCTTAAGCGCATGAATAAACATAATATTCGCTTAAAAGTCATTGGCGATATTTCTGGTTTTAGTAGCAGTTTACAAAAGCAGATTCACAGTGTTGAGCAAGCGACGATAGATAACAGTCAAATGACGTTGGTGATTGCGGCCAACTATGGGGGGCGCTGGGATATTACGGAGGCGACTAAGTGCATAGCAAGACGCGTGGCGTCGGGTGAGTTGTCCCCAGAGAATATTGATGAAGCATTGATGTCGCAGCATGTCCAGTTGGCGGATTATCCTGCCCCTGATTTATTGATTCGAACTTCTGGCGAAGAGCGGATTAGTAATTTTTTACTTTGGCAAACCGCGTATTCTGAGTTTGTCTTTTTGCCGGTGTTATGGCCGGAGTTTGATCAACAGCATTTTGATGATGCCATTCAAACGTATCAAAATCGTCAACGACGCTATGGTGGTCGATAA
- a CDS encoding phosphatidate cytidylyltransferase — MLLPRILSAIVMAVLFIYAVFVLNAANFILAMAGVVFLAGWEWARLSGVKHSFGRVLFAALIGVACFAVLTLGMQKTILFISPVLWGCALYWVVRYPALLVWQHVFSRLVFGVFVLVTTWSALVVLKQSEDFVVWVLLLMGLIWGADSGAYFAGRAFGKRKLARAVSPGKSWEGVIGGVLLTQVGILLFAFYRDVSLMDGILLSLIALVTSFVSVLGDLTESLFKRHEQLKDSSHLIPGHGGVMDRVDSLTAAAPIYVLLLIVAGWL, encoded by the coding sequence ATGTTACTTCCTCGAATTCTCAGTGCCATCGTGATGGCGGTCTTATTTATTTACGCTGTGTTTGTTTTAAATGCCGCGAATTTTATTTTAGCCATGGCGGGCGTTGTTTTTTTGGCAGGATGGGAGTGGGCCAGATTATCCGGCGTTAAGCACTCATTTGGGCGTGTGTTGTTTGCGGCTTTGATTGGGGTGGCGTGTTTTGCTGTGCTGACTTTAGGAATGCAAAAAACAATCTTGTTTATCAGTCCCGTTTTGTGGGGGTGCGCTCTGTATTGGGTGGTTCGCTATCCTGCTTTACTGGTTTGGCAACATGTTTTCAGTCGTTTGGTGTTTGGTGTATTCGTGTTGGTAACGACCTGGTCCGCGCTGGTGGTGTTGAAACAGTCCGAAGATTTTGTTGTTTGGGTGTTGCTGTTAATGGGCTTGATTTGGGGAGCCGACTCGGGGGCTTATTTTGCTGGTCGCGCCTTTGGTAAGCGAAAATTGGCGCGCGCGGTCAGTCCTGGGAAATCGTGGGAAGGCGTGATTGGAGGGGTATTGTTAACGCAAGTCGGTATTTTACTCTTCGCTTTTTATCGTGATGTCTCGTTAATGGACGGTATCTTGCTGTCGTTGATCGCTTTGGTGACGTCTTTTGTCTCAGTGCTGGGGGATTTAACTGAGAGCTTGTTTAAGCGTCATGAACAGTTAAAAGATTCCAGTCATTTGATCCCTGGTCATGGTGGTGTGATGGATCGTGTCGATAGTTTAACGGCTGCGGCTCCGATTTATGTTTTGTTGCTGATCGTCGCAGGATGGTTGTAA
- the ispC gene encoding 1-deoxy-D-xylulose-5-phosphate reductoisomerase: MQGICLLGATGSIGQSTLDIIAQHPEKFTLISASAHQSVDKMVDICRRFQPQRVVMGSQSARDSVAQQCQGLNISFEWGGAALDSIASDSAVDQVMAAIMGFAGLKPTLAGIRSGKRILLANKESLVTAGQLFMDEVARHKVTLLPIDSEHNAIYQSLPQTPQGAHQQDVSKIILTASGGPFRDWSLEDMASVTPAQACKHPNWSMGQKISIDSATLMNKGLELIEACWLFGVTPNDVDVVVHPESIIHSMVSYRDGSVIAQMGNPDMKIPIAYGMSWPNRIETSVPPLNLIDVARLNFESPDITRFPNLKLAADAWFMGGTAMAVLNAANEVAVASFLKGRIGFLGIAKLNERVLTSTSIGRVDTLDDVFDADRQARLLASELISHGHFS; this comes from the coding sequence ATGCAGGGTATTTGTCTCTTAGGTGCAACCGGTTCGATTGGCCAGAGTACACTGGACATTATCGCTCAACACCCAGAAAAGTTTACGTTGATCAGTGCGTCGGCACATCAAAGTGTTGATAAGATGGTCGACATTTGTCGACGTTTTCAACCTCAGCGAGTTGTAATGGGGTCGCAAAGTGCGCGCGATTCCGTGGCTCAGCAATGCCAAGGGTTGAATATTTCCTTTGAATGGGGTGGGGCAGCGCTAGACAGTATTGCTTCAGACTCAGCGGTGGATCAGGTGATGGCGGCGATCATGGGCTTTGCGGGCTTGAAACCGACGCTCGCGGGTATTCGTTCAGGAAAGCGCATTTTGTTGGCCAATAAAGAGTCGCTCGTCACGGCGGGTCAGCTTTTTATGGATGAGGTAGCGCGTCATAAAGTGACACTGTTGCCGATAGACAGTGAGCACAATGCGATTTATCAGAGTTTACCGCAAACGCCTCAAGGCGCTCATCAGCAAGATGTATCTAAGATTATTCTAACCGCTTCTGGTGGACCATTTCGAGATTGGTCCCTGGAAGATATGGCGTCTGTAACACCTGCTCAGGCATGCAAGCATCCTAATTGGTCAATGGGGCAGAAAATTTCCATTGATTCCGCCACTCTGATGAACAAGGGCTTGGAGCTTATCGAAGCCTGCTGGTTGTTTGGTGTTACGCCGAATGATGTGGATGTGGTGGTGCATCCAGAAAGCATCATTCATTCTATGGTGTCTTATCGTGATGGTTCTGTGATTGCTCAGATGGGCAATCCAGATATGAAAATCCCCATTGCGTATGGCATGAGTTGGCCTAATCGTATTGAAACCTCTGTGCCGCCTTTGAATCTAATTGATGTGGCGCGTTTGAATTTTGAATCGCCAGATATCACGCGTTTTCCTAATTTGAAACTGGCGGCGGATGCCTGGTTTATGGGTGGAACCGCGATGGCCGTATTAAACGCTGCCAATGAAGTGGCGGTAGCAAGCTTTCTTAAAGGACGCATCGGTTTTCTGGGTATTGCTAAGTTAAATGAGCGTGTATTAACGTCAACATCGATAGGTCGTGTCGATACCCTCGACGACGTTTTTGATGCAGATCGTCAGGCTCGTTTGTTGGCTTCTGAACTTATTTCTCACGGTCATTTTTCATGA
- the rseP gene encoding RIP metalloprotease RseP has product MIQNIFSIVIAFGFLITFHEFGHYFVARRCGVKVLRFSVGFGKPIYRYVGKTGTEFTLAMIPLGGYVRMLDEREGNVPAELKGQTFNVKSVWQRIAIVAAGPIANFILAVVIYAIVALLGVQSVAPKVGQIEPNSPIAQTQIQPSDELIALDGEDVASWDDVNLVLASLIGKTGTIIVRYQPDGLSSQQEETVSLDRWLVGDEPNNLIRAFGVMPWQPEVRPIIAQVVEGGAAEAAGFQAGDEILVINDQSVSQWQQVVAMVQANPDATLLVLVRRKEGMRELVLLPKSTVVNSQTVGYAGLAVVPPTWDEELIRVRSYGPLESLSYGVAQTSKMISLTVSSIGKMVQGVISVDNLSGPITIAKVASASADSGLQSFLKFMAYLSISLGVLNLLPIPMLDGGHLLFFGIEAVRRKPVTERIQGMAYRVGASLLFALMAIAIFNDIARL; this is encoded by the coding sequence ATGATACAAAATATTTTTTCGATTGTTATCGCTTTTGGTTTTTTAATTACTTTTCACGAGTTTGGGCATTATTTTGTTGCTCGCCGTTGTGGGGTTAAGGTATTGCGCTTCTCGGTTGGCTTTGGCAAACCCATTTATCGTTATGTTGGCAAAACCGGCACGGAATTTACCTTGGCCATGATTCCCCTTGGTGGTTATGTGCGCATGCTGGATGAGCGTGAAGGCAATGTGCCAGCCGAGTTGAAGGGTCAGACGTTCAATGTGAAGTCGGTTTGGCAACGTATTGCAATTGTCGCGGCGGGGCCGATAGCGAACTTTATTTTAGCGGTAGTGATTTATGCGATTGTGGCGTTATTAGGGGTGCAATCGGTTGCGCCTAAGGTTGGGCAAATAGAGCCTAATTCGCCTATCGCTCAGACTCAGATTCAGCCAAGCGATGAACTTATTGCCCTAGACGGTGAGGACGTTGCATCGTGGGATGATGTAAATTTAGTGTTAGCAAGCTTGATTGGTAAAACAGGAACCATTATCGTGCGTTACCAACCGGATGGTCTGAGCTCGCAGCAAGAAGAAACGGTTAGCCTAGATCGTTGGTTAGTGGGGGATGAGCCGAACAATTTGATCCGAGCATTTGGTGTTATGCCATGGCAACCTGAAGTGCGGCCGATTATTGCTCAGGTGGTTGAAGGTGGCGCGGCCGAGGCGGCCGGATTTCAAGCGGGAGATGAAATTTTAGTCATCAATGATCAGTCCGTGTCGCAGTGGCAGCAAGTAGTGGCGATGGTGCAGGCGAATCCCGATGCCACCTTGTTGGTGTTAGTGCGGCGCAAGGAAGGGATGCGTGAGCTGGTGTTGTTGCCTAAATCGACAGTGGTGAATAGCCAAACAGTCGGATACGCGGGGTTGGCTGTGGTGCCGCCTACGTGGGACGAAGAGCTGATTAGAGTGCGTTCCTATGGTCCTTTAGAATCACTTTCTTATGGGGTCGCTCAGACATCTAAGATGATTTCTCTCACTGTGTCTTCCATTGGCAAAATGGTGCAAGGGGTGATTTCGGTCGATAACTTATCGGGGCCGATTACCATTGCAAAAGTAGCGAGTGCGTCCGCCGATTCTGGATTGCAATCGTTTTTAAAATTTATGGCTTACTTAAGCATCAGTTTAGGGGTGCTTAATCTGTTGCCTATCCCCATGTTGGATGGTGGGCATTTGTTGTTTTTTGGTATTGAAGCGGTTCGTCGTAAGCCCGTCACTGAACGAATTCAGGGTATGGCTTATCGAGTTGGAGCGTCTCTTTTATTTGCTCTAATGGCCATTGCCATTTTTAATGATATTGCCCGCTTGTAG